In the Dryobates pubescens isolate bDryPub1 chromosome 21, bDryPub1.pri, whole genome shotgun sequence genome, one interval contains:
- the LOC128898280 gene encoding collagen alpha-1(I) chain-like, with the protein MVRLKDSFIDGPAAERGSAVLTALPAAAQGQSTAPRRSRRCAASCGPGAEHGSAALTALRCQLRPSGRARLRGTHGAASCGPGAERGSATLTALCCQLWPRGRARLRDAHGAALPAAAQRQSTAPRRSRRCAASCCPAAEHGSAALTALPAAAQGQSTAPRRSRRCAASCGPGAEHGSAALTALRCQLQPRGRARLRGAHGAALPAAAQGQSAAPRRSRRCAASCGPGAEHGSAALTALCCQLWPRGRARLRGAHGAAGCGPGAEHGSAALTALPAVAQRQSTAPRRSRRCQLRPRGRARLRGAHGAACCCPAAEHGSAALTVLPAAAPRQSTAPRRSRRCAASCGPGAEHGSAALTALPAAAQGQSTAPRRSRRCAASCGPGAEHGSAALTALRCQLWPRGRARLRDAHGAALRAAAQGQSTAPRRSRRCAARCGPGAERGSAALTALPAVTQGQSTAPRRSRRCQLRPRGRARLRGAHGAASCGPGAEHGSATLTALRCALRPRGRARLRGAHGAASCGPGAEHGSATLTALRCALRPRGRARLRGAHGAVLPAAAQRQSTAPRHSRRCRLRPRGRARLRGAHGAVLPAAAQRQSTAPRHSRRCRLRPRGRARLRGAHGAVLPAAAQGQSTAPRHSRRCRLRPRGRARLRGTHCAASCGPGAERGSAALTALPAVTQGQSTAPRHSRRCQLWPRGRARLRGAHGAASCGPAAEHGSAALTALRCQLRPSGRARLRGTHGAALPAAAQGQSTAPRRSRRCQL; encoded by the exons ATGGTTAGACTAAAAGACTCATTTATAGA CGGCCCAGCGGCAGAGCGCGGCTCCGCGGTGCTCACGGCGCTGCCAGCTgcggcccaggggcagagcacggCTCCGCGGCGCTCACGGCGCTGCGCTGCCAGCTgcggcccaggggcagagcacggCTCCGCGGCACTCACGGCGCTGCGCTGCCAGCTGCGGCCCAGCGGCAGAGCACGGCTCCGCGGCACTCACGGCGCTGCCAGCTgcggcccaggggcagagcGCGGCTCCGCGACGCTCACGgcgctgtgctgccagctgtggcccaggggcagagcacggCTCCGCGACGCTCACGGCGCTGCGCTGCCAGCTGCGGCCCAGCGGCAGAGCACGGCTCCGCGGCGCTCACGGCGCTgcgctgccagctgctgccccgcGGCAGAGCACGGCTCCGCGGCGCTCACGGCGCTGCCAGCTgcggcccaggggcagagcacggCTCCGCGACGCTCACGgcgctgtgctgccagctgtggcccaggggcagagcacggCTCCGCGGCGCTCACGGCGCTgcgctgccagctgcagcccaggggcagagcgcGGCTCCGCGGCGCTCACGGCGCTgcgctgccagctgcagcccaggggcagagcgcGGCTCCGCGGCGCTCACGGCGCTGCGCTGCCAGCTgcggcccaggggcagagcacggCTCCGCGGCGCTCACGgcgctgtgctgccagctgtggcccaggggcagagcacggCTCCGCGGCGCTCACGGCGCTGCCGGCTgcggcccaggggcagagcacggCTCCGCGGCGCTCACGGCGCTGCCAGCTGTGGCCCAGCGGCAGAGCACAGCTCCGCGGCGCTCACGGCGCTGCCAGCTgcggcccaggggcagagcacggCTCCGCGGCGCTCACggcgctgcctgctgctgccccgcgGCAGAGCACGGCTCCGCGGCGCTCacggtgctgcctgctgctgccccgcgGCAGAGCACGGCTCCGCGGCGCTCACGgcgctgtgctgccagctgcggcccaggggcagagcacggCTCCGCGGCGCTCACGGCGCTGCCAGCTgcggcccaggggcagagcacggCTCCGCGGCGCTCACGgcgctgtgctgccagctgcggcccaggggcagagcacggCTCCGCGGCACTCACGGCGCTGCGCTGCCAGCTgtggcccaggggcagagcacggCTCCGCGACGCTCACGGCGCTGCGCTGCGCGCTgcggcccaggggcagagcacggCTCCGCGGCGCTCACGGCGCTGCGCTGCGCGCTgtggcccaggggcagagcgCGGCTCCGCGGCGCTCACGGCGCTGCCAGCTGtgacccaggggcagagcacggCTCCGCGGCGCTCACGGCGCTGCCAGCTgcggcccaggggcagagcacggCTCCGCGGCGCTCACGGCGCTGCCAGCTgtggcccaggggcagagcacggCTCCGCGACGCTCACGGCGCTGCGCTGCGCGCTgcggcccaggggcagagcacggCTCCGCGGCGCTCACGGCGCTGCCAGCTgtggcccaggggcagagcacggCTCCGCGACGCTCACGGCGCTGCGCTGCGCGCTgcggcccaggggcagagcacggCTCCGCGGCGCTCACGgcgctgtgctgccagctgctgcccagaggcAGAGCACGGCTCCGCGGCACTCACGGCGCTGCCGGCTgcggcccaggggcagagcacggCTCCGCGGCGCTCACGgcgctgtgctgccagctgctgcccagaggcAGAGCACGGCTCCGCGGCACTCACGGCGCTGCCGGCTgcggcccaggggcagagcacggCTCCGCGGCGCTCACGgcgctgtgctgccagctgctgcccaggggcagagcacggCTCCGCGACACTCACGGCGCTGCCGGCTgcggcccaggggcagagcacggCTCCGCGGCACTCACTGCGCTGCCAGCTgtggcccaggggcagagcgCGGCTCCGCGGCGCTCACGGCGCTGCCAGCTGtgacccaggggcagagcacggCTCCGCGGCACTCACGGCGCTGCCAGCTgtggcccaggggcagagcacggCTCCGCGGCGCTCACGGCGCTGCCAGCTGCGGCCCAGCGGCAGAGCACGGCTCCGCGGCACTCACGGCGCTGCGCTGCCAGCTGCGGCCCAGCGGCAGAGCACGGCTCCGCGGCACTCACGGCGCTGCGCTGCCGGCTgcggcccaggggcagagcacggCTCCGCGGCGCTCACGGCGCTGCCAGCTGtga
- the NSUN6 gene encoding tRNA (cytosine(72)-C(5))-methyltransferase NSUN6 → MSFFPRISFQREVEEYLTKVFRNNELITALGAQEVECKYQSLLNHLSHPPSFTTVRVNTHLASVREVKKLLFEEIQKQFKGLCVPVLEHPRLQDILLIPVIGPRSDLPKHPSEVIVGAHCGYAVLRGAHVYVPGIVSTSRSMKAGDLVSVYSDIEGKCKRGAKEFEGVKVFLGNGISEVSRSEIFSASGPVNGLGIRMTEPVYLSPSFDSVLPRLLFLQNLPSVVVSHVLNPQPGERILDMCAAPGGKTTHLAALMHDQGEVIAMDKVASKVSKMKQNADLLQLRCIKAFCYDGTKALAAEEREAGQEGPPFSAESFDRVLLDAPCSGMGQRPNMAFPLTLKEVTSYQPLQRKLFAVAVQLLKPGGVLLYSTCTITLAENEEQVAWALKTFPCLQLQPQDPHIGGEGMRGAGLPPDQLKLLQRFDPSAATLQGMDGACLQDCGAEELVSRADKDCIGFFIAKFVKGSSGAAARSAAP, encoded by the exons GTGGAGTGTAAATACCAATCTCTGTTAAATCACCTGTCTCATCCACCCAGCTTCACAACTGTCAGAGTTAATACTCACCTGGCCTCAGTGAGAGAGGTGAAAAAACTGCTGTTTGAAGAGATCCAGAAG CAATTTAAAGGACTGTGTGTTCCTGTTCTTGAGCACCCCAGACTCCAGGATATCCTCTTGATTCCTGTCATTGGACCCAG GAGTGATTTGCCAAAACACCCCTCTGAAGTGATCGTTGGAGCCCACTGTGGGTATGCAGTACTCCGAGGAGCACATGTTTATGTCCCTGGAATAGTATCCACCTCCAGAT CTATGAAAGCTGGAGATCTGGTCTCAGTGTATTCAGATATTGAAGGCAAGTGTAAAAGAGGAGCCAAAGAGTTTGAAGGAGTGAAAGTCTTCCTTGGCAATGGGATCTCGGAAGTCAGCCGCAGTGAAATCTTCAGTGCAAGCGGCCCGGTGAA TGGGCTGGGCATCAGAATGACAGAGCCAGTCTACCTCAGTCCTTCCTTTGACAGTGTGCTCCCAAGGCTCCTGTTTCTGCAG AACTTGCCTTCCGTGGTTGTGAGCCATGTTTTGAACCCTCAACCAGGAGAGAGAATTCTGGATATGTGTGCTGCCCCTGGAGGGAAGACAACCCATCTTGCAGCATTAATGCATGACCAG GGTGAAGTGATAGCCATGGACAAGGTGGCTAGCAAGGTCAGCAAGATGAAGCAGAACgctgacctgctccagctgaggtgcatcAAGGCCTTTTGCTATGATGGAACAAAGGCACttgcagctgaggagagagagGCTGGACAAG AAGGACCTCCATTCTCAGCAGAGTCATTTGATCGAGTTCTCCTTGATGCTCCCTGCAGTGGGATGGGCCAGAGACCCAACATGGCTTTCCCCTTGACTTTGAAGGAAGTGACCTCTTACCAGCCCCTGCAGCGCAAGCTCTTCGCCGTG gcagtgcagctgctgaagccaggAGGAGTGCTGCTCTACAGCACCTGCACGATAACGCTGGCTGAGAACGAGGAGCAAGTGGCTTGGGCCCTGAAAACCTTCCCatgcctccagctgcagccacag GACCCTCACATTGGAGGAGAAGGCATGAGGGGAGCCGGGCTGCCTCCCGACCaactgaagctgctgcagaggttcGATCCATCTGCTGCCACGCTGCAAGGAATGGACGGTGCTTGTTTGCAAGACTGCGGGGCGGAGGAGCTGGTTTCCCGGGCAGACAAGGACTGCATCGGGTTCTTCATTGCAAAGTTTGTCAAGGGGAGCAGCGGGGCAGCAGCGCGCAGCGCAGCGCCGTGA